One window of the Populus trichocarpa isolate Nisqually-1 chromosome 9, P.trichocarpa_v4.1, whole genome shotgun sequence genome contains the following:
- the LOC7481474 gene encoding zinc finger CCCH domain-containing protein 66 isoform X1: protein MCSGSKRKPTHTGFNMENEFQKQDGVCCDFSLLLELSASNDLTGFKRAIEVEGHDIDEPGLWYGRRIGSKKMGFEERTPLIIAALYGSKDVLNYILETGHVDVNRGYGSDGATALHCAAAGGSSSAHEVVRLLLDASADPNSVDANGNHPGDLIAPVVESGSNSTRKTLEIMLKGGSSGEESCVLAYQIVNEMDGLEQQEISTPRVSKDGHEKKEYPIDLTLPDIKNGIYGTDEFRMYTFKVKPCSRAYSHDWTECPFVHPGENARRRDPRKYHYSCVPCPEFRKGSCRQGDACEYAHGIFECWLHPAQYRTRLCKDETGCARRVCFFAHKPEELRPLYASTGSAVPSPRSYSANCSNLDMSSISPLSLGSPSVLIPSTSSPPTPSGSSSPIGGWTNHSNVVPPALQLPGSRLKSALCARDMDLDMELLGLESHRRRQQFMDEISGLSSPSSWNNGLSTASAFAASGDRTGELNRLGGVRPTNLEDIFGSLDPSILPQMQGLSLDAAVAQLQPPTGMQMRQNINQQLRSSYPTSFSSSPVRRSPSFGVDHSGGAAAAALSSRSAAFAKRSQSFVERSAVNRHTGFSSPSSSANVMPSNLSDWGSPDGKLDWGIQGEELNKLRKSASFGFRSNGSSFATAGASVPATVDEPDVSWVQSLVKDTPAKSGPLGFEEQQQQCHLNIGGSETLPAWVEQLYMEQKPLVA from the coding sequence ATGTGCAGTGGTTCAAAGAGGAAACCAACACATACTGGTTTCAACATGGAGAATGAATTTCAAAAGCAAGATGGGGTTTGCTGTGATTTCTCTCTTTTGCTCGAGTTGTCTGCCTCGAATGATTTGACCGGGTTTAAGAGAGCAATTGAAGTGGAGGGACATGATATTGATGAGCCAGGTTTGTGGTATGGAAGGAGAATTGGCTCGAAAAAGATGGGGTTTGAGGAGAGGACACCCCTCATAATTGCTGCCTTGTACGGAAGCAAAGATGTGTTGAATTATATCTTGGAAACAGGTCATGTAGATGTCAACAGAGGTTATGGTTCTGATGGGGCCACAGCGCTTCACTGTGCTGCTGCCGGTGGCTCTTCTTCTGCACATGAGGTTGTCAGGCTCTTGCTTGATGCCTCTGCTGATCCTAATTCCGTTGATGCCAATGGAAATCACCCTGGTGACTTGATTGCCCCTGTTGTTGAGTCTGGTTCTAATTCAACGAGAAAGACCCTGGAGATCATGTTAAAGGGTGGCAGTAGTGGTGAAGAATCATGTGTTTTGGCTTATCAAATTGTAAACGAGATGGATGGGCTGGAACAGCAAGAAATTTCAACGCCAAGGGTTTCAAAAGATGGGCACGAGAAGAAAGAGTATCCTATTGATCTGACACTTCCTGATATTAAGAATGGGATATATGGGACTGACGAGTTTAGAATGTATACATTTAAGGTCAAGCCTTGCTCAAGGGCTTACTCTCATGACTGGACAGAGTGCCCATTTGTGCACCCTGGAGAGAATGCTAGGCGTCGTGACCCCAGGAAATACCACTATAGCTGTGTTCCATGTCCTGAGTTTCGAAAGGGGTCTTGCAGGCAGGGTGATGCCTGTGAATATGCACATGGTATATTTGAGTGCTGGCTTCATCCTGCCCAGTATAGAACTCGTCTTTGTAAAGATGAGACAGGTTGCGCTAGGAGGGTGTGTTTCTTTGCTCACAAGCCTGAAGAGCTTCGCCCCCTGTATGCCTCTACAGGTTCGGCAGTGCCTTCTCCTAGATCCTACTCAGCAAATTGTTCAAATTTGGACATGAGTTCTATAAGCCCACTTTCCCTTGGTTCTCCATCTGTCTTGATACCATCCACATCAAGCCCACCAACTCCCTCCGGTTCCTCTTCACCTATCGGTGGATGGACAAACCATTCTAATGTGGTGCCCCCTGCATTGCAGCTTCCTGGTAGCAGGTTGAAATCTGCTTTGTGTGCTCGAGATATGGATTTAGACATGGAATTGCTTGGGCTTGAAAGTCACCGTCGAAGGCAGCAGTTTATGGATGAGATTTCTGGTCTGTCATCTCCCTCCAGCTGGAACAATGGTCTGTCCACTGCCTCAGCTTTTGCTGCCTCTGGTGATCGAACTGGGGAGTTGAATAGGCTTGGAGGAGTGAGGCCAACTAACCTTGAAGATATTTTTGGATCCCTTGATCCTTCAATTTTGCCTCAGATGCAGGGACTCTCACTGGATGCTGCAGTAGCTCAATTGCAGCCTCCAACAGGGATGCAGATGCGCCAGAACATCAACCAGCAGCTTCGGTCCAGCTATCCCACCAGCTTCTCATCATCTCCTGTGAGAAGATCACCATCTTTTGGAGTTGATCATTCTGGAggggcagcagcagcagctttgAGTTCAAGATCTGCTGCCTTTGCAAAGCGTAGCCAGAGCTTTGTGGAACGAAGTGCTGTGAATCGTCATACTGGGTTTTCTTCACCATCATCTTCAGCAAACGTAATGCCTTCTAACCTTTCTGACTGGGGCTCTCCTGATGGAAAATTAGATTGGGGTATCCAGGGAGAAGAGCTCAATAAGCTCCGGAAGTCCGCTTCTTTTGGTTTTCGAAGCAATGGCAGCAGTTTTGCTACAGCTGGTGCCTCAGTGCCAGCAACTGTTGATGAGCCGGATGTTTCATGGGTACAGTCCCTGGTGAAGGATACTCCTGCAAAATCTGGGCCATTGGGTTTTgaggagcagcagcagcaatgtCATCTTAACATTGGAGGTTCAGAGACCCTCCCAGCTTGGGTGGAGCAGCTGTACATGGAGCAGAAGCCATTGGTGGCTTAG
- the LOC7482347 gene encoding protein SMAX1-LIKE 6, translating to MPTPVGVARQCLTEEAARALDEAVAVARRRSHSQTTSLHAVSALLALPASTLKNACSRTTTSAYSSRRQFHVLDLCVGVSLDRLPSSKTLEEDPPISNSLMAAIKRSQANQRRHPDNFHMHQIHCNQQAASVLKVEMKHFILSILDDPIVSRVFGEAGFRSCDIKMAIVHPPVIQSSKFSRAGCAPVFLCNLPGSNSTVPGRPPGFSFPFSSGLDDDVGDDDVCRRIGEALVRREGKGRNLLLVGVYASNALKGFVDSVNKDNKGGVLPSEISGVSVISVEDEVIHFVSEGGGDKEKMRLKFDELGQELERCSGPGIVVNIGDLKVLVGENVCRDALSYLVSKLTGLLEGFREKIWLVGAADSYDTYLKSVGRFSGVEKDWDLRILPITSYKSPIGGFGTKSSLLGSFVPFGGFFSTPSDFKIPSNSINQSITRCHLCNAKYEQDVAAILKMGPTISVAEQCSENLPSSLQMAELDTRKAVDMVKTKDDGTSLNAKILGLQNRWDDICQRLHHAQPFSKFDVSQATSQAAIAEGFQYLTGRKESRSNSSSRDSSLNENQCAYLNLGACLDKQKIFPGKYCAVSEVENVNHQSKLLEEVPRCQQEEKESPWLTPNPMANVSLPTDRTSSFSVTSVTTDLGLGTLYASSTRELITTKLCDPREHQEHFSGSSSVEYDDNTSLQIAQSSSCSGPSSGGQFNLRNFKSVMRALSEQVGWQDRATLAISEAVSRCKAGHGRHHGSNSKGDISFAFLGPDRIGKKKIASALAMVMFGSIQSFISMDLGSHGKVKSSNSMLESQELHDDELGRSTTFVDYIASKLSKKPHSLIFLENVDKADPLVQNSLSYALRTGKFPDSRGREVSTNSTIFVATSTITVGNTNLLSERETIRFSEEMILRAKSWQMQILVEHVAEAATKSSQMKVRMSREVTSAVSSGNKRKLDVTSDSMEQESTCESSKRAHKPLRSYLDLNLPVEDTGECANCSDNDSDSISESSQAWLEYFSDQVDEKVVFKPFDFDSLAEKTMKEISKQCQRVFGSEVLLEIDHEVMVQILAASWLSEKKRAMGDWIEEVVGRGFSEAKQKSQAGAQCIVKLVTCKGLVVKEQAPGICLPSRINL from the exons ATGCCGACGCCGGTAGGCGTAGCGAGGCAATGCTTGACAGAAGAGGCGGCGCGTGCTTTAGACGAAGCCGTTGCGGTGGCGCGTCGAAGAAGCCACTCCCAGACGACCTCTCTGCACGCTGTCTCTGCTCTACTAGCTCTCCCGGCCTCAACTCTCAAGAACGCCTGCTCACGTACCACCACGAGCGCGTACTCCTCGCGCCGCCAGTTTCACGTCCTCGACCTCTGCGTTGGCGTCTCTCTAGACCGGTTACCATCTTCGAAGACGCTCGAGGAGGACCCGCCAATATCGAACTCCCTGATGGCAGCGATCAAACGGTCACAGGCGAATCAACGCAGACACCCTGATAATTTTCATATGCACCAAATACACTGTAACCAGCAAGCGGCGTCGGTTTTGAAAGTTGAAATGAAACATTTCATTTTATCGATTTTGGATGATCCGATTGTGAGTCGCGTATTTGGGGAAGCCGGGTTTAGGAGTTGTGATATAAAGATGGCAATAGTTCACCCGCCGGTTATTCAAAGTTCGAAATTCTCACGGGCTGGATGTGCCCCCGTATTTCTATGTAACTTACCAGGCTCGAATAGTACAGTTCCTGGGCGACCACCCGGGTTTAGTTTTCCGTTTAGTAGTGGGCTTGATGATGATGTCGGCGATGATGATGTTTGTAGGAGAATTGGGGAGGCTTTAGTGAGGagagaagggaagggaagaaacTTATTACTTGTTGGGGTTTATGCAAGTAATGCTTTAAAGGGTTTTGTTGATAGTGTAAATAAAGATAACAAAGGAGGCGTTTTGCCTAGTGAGATTAGTGGGGTGAGTGTAATTAGCGTTGAAGATGAGGTTATTCATTTTGTTAGTGAAGGAGGGGGAGACAAAGAGAAGATGAGGTTGAAGTTTGACGAGTTGGGTCAGGAATTGGAGCGGTGTTCGGGTCCGGGGATTGTTGTGAATATTGGAGATCTCAAGGTTTTGGTTGGTGAAAATGTGTGTAGGGATGCCTTGAGTTATTTAGTTTCGAAATTGACGGGTTTATTGGAGGGTTTTAGGGAGAAAATCTGGTTGGTGGGAGCTGCAGATAGTTATGACACATATTTGAAGTCTGTAGGGCGGTTTTCCGGTGTGGAAAAGGATTGGGATCTTAGGATTCTGCCTATTACTTCTTATAAGAGTCCCATTGGAGGTTTTGGCACGAAATCGAG CTTGTTGGGGTCTTTTGTTCCGTTTGGTGGGTTCTTTTCTACCCCATCTGATTTCAAAATTCCATCAAACAGCATAAACCAATCAATCACTCGTTGTCACCTTTGCAATGCAAAGTATGAGCAAGATGTTGCTGCTATTCTGAAGATGGGACCAACAATATCAGTTGCTGAACAGTGCTCAGAGAACTTACCTTCTTCGCTACAAATGGCTGAACTTGACACGAGAAAGGCAGTGGACATGGTCAAG ACCAAAGATGACGGTACTTCATTGAATGCTAAAATTTTGGGTCTGCAAAATAGATGGGATGATATTTGTCAACGTCTCCATCATGCTCAGCCATTCTCCAAATTTGATGTTTCCCAAGCCACATCCCAGGCCGCCATTGCTGAGGGTTTTCAGTACCTAACAGGTAGGAAAGAGAGCAGAAGCAatagtagcagcagagattcaTCACTAAACGAGAATCAATGTGCATATCTAAATCTTGGCGCTTGTTTGGACAAGCAAAAGATCTTTCCAGGGAAATACTGTGCGGTTTCTGAAGTTGAGAATGTTAATCACCAATCTAAGCTACTTGAAGAAGTTCCAAGATGTCagcaagaagagaaagagagccCTTGGCTTACCCCTAACCCTATGGCCAATGTGAGTCTGCCCACTGACAGGACATCATCTTTTTCTGTCACTTCTGTAACCACAGATTTGGGGTTGGGAACACTTTATGCATCAAGCACTCGAGAGCTGATTACTACAAAATTATGTGACCCTAGGGAGCATCAGGAGCACTTCTCAGGTTCCAGTTCTGTGGAGTATGATGACAATACTTCACTTCAAATTGCACAATCTTCTTCCTGCTCTGGCCCTTCTTCCGGAGGGCAattcaatttaagaaatttcaaaTCAGTGATGAGAGCTCTTTCTGAACAAGTTGGTTGGCAAGATAGAGCCACGCTTGCTATTAGCGAAGCTGTATCCCGCTGCAAAGCTGGACATGGAAGACACCATGGTTCAAATTCCAAAGGAGATATATCGTTTGCTTTCCTTGGACCTGACagaattggaaagaaaaaaatcgcGTCAGCACTTGCTATGGTAATGTTTGGCAGTATCCAAAGCTTCATCTCCATGGATTTGGGCTCCCATGGTAAGGTTAAATCATCAAACTCAATGCTTGAAAGCCAAGAATTACATGATGATGAATTAGGGAGGTCGACAACTTTTGTTGATTATATTGCCTCAAAGTTGAGCAAGAAACCCCATTCGTTAATCTTTCTTGAAAATGTTGACAAGGCTGATCCTTTGGTCCAAAATAGCTTGTCCTACGCTTTGAGGACTGGTAAATTTCCAGATTCACGTGGAAGAGAAGTTAGCACCAACAGTACAATTTTTGTGGCAACCTCAACAATTACAGTGGGTAATACAAACTTACTCTCAGAGAGAGAAACCATTAGGTTTTCTGAGGAAATGATACTCAGAGCTAAAAGCTGGCAAATGCAAATATTAGTGGAACATGTTGCAGAGGCTGCCACTAAAAGCAGTCAAATGAAGGTTAGGATGTCAAGAGAAGTAACCTCTGCAGTCTCATctggaaataaaagaaaactagaTGTAACCAGTGACTCTATGGAGCAGGAAAGCACCTGCGAGTCTAGCAAACGGGCCCATAAGCCATTGCGATCCTATCTGGATTTGAATCTTCCTGTAGAAGATACAGGAGAGTGTGCCAACTGCAGTGACAATGACAGTGACTCTATTTCTGAAAGCTCACAAGCTTGGTTGGAATATTTTTCTGATCAAGTGGATGAAAAGGTGGTATTCAAGccatttgattttgattctcTTGCTGAGAAGACAATGAAGGAAATCAGCAAACAATGTCAGAGGGTATTCGGATCCGAGGTATTGCTGGAGATTGATCATGAAGTCATGGTACAGATACTGGCAGCTTCGTGGTTGTCTGAGAAGAAGAGAGCGATGGGGGATTGGATTGAAGAGGTTGTTGGGAGAGGGTTCAGTGAAGCCAAGCAGAAATCCCAAGCTGGTGCCCAGTGTATTGTAAAGCTAGTTACTTGTAAAGGCCTTGTGGTGAAAGAGCAAGCTCCTGGAATATGCCTGCCTTCAAGAATAAATCTGTGA
- the LOC7482346 gene encoding uncharacterized protein LOC7482346, translating into MKLLPSPSISSSSTSSFDPNMCTSKSATASCLTGLLRRILCSRSLPTHPSDQITETSSILCDGRHQELIKSNEKLETTAATPGVVARLMGLESFPETSSVDMRISANSISRSRSMNSVEFRGESDQMQGQHRRVNSTLSFREMPTFLEVENKEYFVLSFENIGSESKKVRSKERKCEVGSGELKEKRREKCKRKENRREKAVESEKRESEEKINKMVLKVLKESELSNRLLEDHKPAQEVGNGGKIEDSPAHMSLKGSEIVSLENKWLYHKEVSGIGAELRRRNKKTKGRAFKNEEAEFSSQDSSPVSVLDFDQFIVDPDVTKSEEDTKSGESNSRRKLSPQLENQNHKHLSQRSDGNLIFDNRNSNKTEEPCPGSRKKVCHNHDYLNMWDEVCKLTETQVVETNLNAYKNMCKFEEDFEEISADFGLQILDQLLKELVDQLA; encoded by the exons ATGAAACTGTTACCGTCTCCTTCTATCTCATCTTCCTCCACTTCTTCTTTTGATCCAAATATGTGCACTTCAAAAAGTGCCACTGCTAGTTGCCTTACAGGTCTTCTACGTCGAATTCTGTGCTCTCGCAGCCTCCCTACACACCCATCTGACCAAATCACTGAAACAAGTTCAATACTTTGTGATGGTAGACACCAAGAACTCATCAAGTCAAATGAGAAACTTGAGACCACTGCCGCTACTCCTGGTGTTGTGGCTAGGCTAATGGGATTGGAGTCTTTCCCAGAAACTAGTTCAGTTGATATGAGAATCAGTGCTAACTCGATATCAAGAAGTCGGTCGATGAATTCTGTGGAGTTTAGAGGTGAAAGCGATCAAATGCAAGGGCAGCATAGAAGGGTTAACAGTACATTGTCGTTTCGGGAGATGCCAACTTTTCTTGAGGTAGAAAATAAGGAATACTTTGTTCTTAGCTTTGAGAATATTGGAAGTGAAAGCAAGAAAGTTAGATCTAAAGAGAGGAAATGTGAAGTGGGTTCTGGAGAATTgaaggagaaaagaagagaaaaatgtaaAAGGAAGGAAAACAGAAGAGAGAAAGCAGTGGAAtcggagaagagagaaagtgaagAGAAAATCAACAAGATggttttgaaagttttaaaggAGTCAGAGTTGAGTAACAGACTATTAGAAGATCATAAGCCTGCTCAAGAAGTTGGCAATGGTGGCAAAATTGAGGATTCACCCGCTCACATGAGTCTAAAGGGCAGTGAAATAGTTTCCTTAGAAAATAAATGGTTGTATCATAAGGAAGTCTCTGGCATTGGAGCAGAATTAAGGAggagaaacaagaaaacaaaaggacgTGCATTCAAAAATGAGGAAGCAGAGTTCAGCTCACAGGATTCCAGCCCTGTTTCTgttcttgattttgatcaaTTCATCGTTGATCCAGACGTTACTAAATCAG AGGAAGATACAAAGTCAGGGGAGTCTAATTCGAGGAGGAAATTATCCCCCCAACTTGagaatcaaaatcacaaacactTGTCACAACGCAGCGATGGTAACTTGATCTTCGACAACCGAAATTCCAATAAAACTGAAGAACCTTGTCCAGGGTCAAGGAAGAAAGTTTGCCATAATCATGACTACTTAAACATGTGGGATGAAGTTTGCAAGCTGACAGAAACTCAAGTGGTCGAGACAAATTTGAATGCATACAAAAATATGTGTAAATTCGAAgaagattttgaagaaatcaGTGCAGATTTTGGGTTGCAAATCTTGGATCAGTTGTTAAAGGAGCTTGTAGATCAACTTGCTTGA
- the LOC7481474 gene encoding zinc finger CCCH domain-containing protein 66 isoform X2 has protein sequence MENEFQKQDGVCCDFSLLLELSASNDLTGFKRAIEVEGHDIDEPGLWYGRRIGSKKMGFEERTPLIIAALYGSKDVLNYILETGHVDVNRGYGSDGATALHCAAAGGSSSAHEVVRLLLDASADPNSVDANGNHPGDLIAPVVESGSNSTRKTLEIMLKGGSSGEESCVLAYQIVNEMDGLEQQEISTPRVSKDGHEKKEYPIDLTLPDIKNGIYGTDEFRMYTFKVKPCSRAYSHDWTECPFVHPGENARRRDPRKYHYSCVPCPEFRKGSCRQGDACEYAHGIFECWLHPAQYRTRLCKDETGCARRVCFFAHKPEELRPLYASTGSAVPSPRSYSANCSNLDMSSISPLSLGSPSVLIPSTSSPPTPSGSSSPIGGWTNHSNVVPPALQLPGSRLKSALCARDMDLDMELLGLESHRRRQQFMDEISGLSSPSSWNNGLSTASAFAASGDRTGELNRLGGVRPTNLEDIFGSLDPSILPQMQGLSLDAAVAQLQPPTGMQMRQNINQQLRSSYPTSFSSSPVRRSPSFGVDHSGGAAAAALSSRSAAFAKRSQSFVERSAVNRHTGFSSPSSSANVMPSNLSDWGSPDGKLDWGIQGEELNKLRKSASFGFRSNGSSFATAGASVPATVDEPDVSWVQSLVKDTPAKSGPLGFEEQQQQCHLNIGGSETLPAWVEQLYMEQKPLVA, from the coding sequence ATGGAGAATGAATTTCAAAAGCAAGATGGGGTTTGCTGTGATTTCTCTCTTTTGCTCGAGTTGTCTGCCTCGAATGATTTGACCGGGTTTAAGAGAGCAATTGAAGTGGAGGGACATGATATTGATGAGCCAGGTTTGTGGTATGGAAGGAGAATTGGCTCGAAAAAGATGGGGTTTGAGGAGAGGACACCCCTCATAATTGCTGCCTTGTACGGAAGCAAAGATGTGTTGAATTATATCTTGGAAACAGGTCATGTAGATGTCAACAGAGGTTATGGTTCTGATGGGGCCACAGCGCTTCACTGTGCTGCTGCCGGTGGCTCTTCTTCTGCACATGAGGTTGTCAGGCTCTTGCTTGATGCCTCTGCTGATCCTAATTCCGTTGATGCCAATGGAAATCACCCTGGTGACTTGATTGCCCCTGTTGTTGAGTCTGGTTCTAATTCAACGAGAAAGACCCTGGAGATCATGTTAAAGGGTGGCAGTAGTGGTGAAGAATCATGTGTTTTGGCTTATCAAATTGTAAACGAGATGGATGGGCTGGAACAGCAAGAAATTTCAACGCCAAGGGTTTCAAAAGATGGGCACGAGAAGAAAGAGTATCCTATTGATCTGACACTTCCTGATATTAAGAATGGGATATATGGGACTGACGAGTTTAGAATGTATACATTTAAGGTCAAGCCTTGCTCAAGGGCTTACTCTCATGACTGGACAGAGTGCCCATTTGTGCACCCTGGAGAGAATGCTAGGCGTCGTGACCCCAGGAAATACCACTATAGCTGTGTTCCATGTCCTGAGTTTCGAAAGGGGTCTTGCAGGCAGGGTGATGCCTGTGAATATGCACATGGTATATTTGAGTGCTGGCTTCATCCTGCCCAGTATAGAACTCGTCTTTGTAAAGATGAGACAGGTTGCGCTAGGAGGGTGTGTTTCTTTGCTCACAAGCCTGAAGAGCTTCGCCCCCTGTATGCCTCTACAGGTTCGGCAGTGCCTTCTCCTAGATCCTACTCAGCAAATTGTTCAAATTTGGACATGAGTTCTATAAGCCCACTTTCCCTTGGTTCTCCATCTGTCTTGATACCATCCACATCAAGCCCACCAACTCCCTCCGGTTCCTCTTCACCTATCGGTGGATGGACAAACCATTCTAATGTGGTGCCCCCTGCATTGCAGCTTCCTGGTAGCAGGTTGAAATCTGCTTTGTGTGCTCGAGATATGGATTTAGACATGGAATTGCTTGGGCTTGAAAGTCACCGTCGAAGGCAGCAGTTTATGGATGAGATTTCTGGTCTGTCATCTCCCTCCAGCTGGAACAATGGTCTGTCCACTGCCTCAGCTTTTGCTGCCTCTGGTGATCGAACTGGGGAGTTGAATAGGCTTGGAGGAGTGAGGCCAACTAACCTTGAAGATATTTTTGGATCCCTTGATCCTTCAATTTTGCCTCAGATGCAGGGACTCTCACTGGATGCTGCAGTAGCTCAATTGCAGCCTCCAACAGGGATGCAGATGCGCCAGAACATCAACCAGCAGCTTCGGTCCAGCTATCCCACCAGCTTCTCATCATCTCCTGTGAGAAGATCACCATCTTTTGGAGTTGATCATTCTGGAggggcagcagcagcagctttgAGTTCAAGATCTGCTGCCTTTGCAAAGCGTAGCCAGAGCTTTGTGGAACGAAGTGCTGTGAATCGTCATACTGGGTTTTCTTCACCATCATCTTCAGCAAACGTAATGCCTTCTAACCTTTCTGACTGGGGCTCTCCTGATGGAAAATTAGATTGGGGTATCCAGGGAGAAGAGCTCAATAAGCTCCGGAAGTCCGCTTCTTTTGGTTTTCGAAGCAATGGCAGCAGTTTTGCTACAGCTGGTGCCTCAGTGCCAGCAACTGTTGATGAGCCGGATGTTTCATGGGTACAGTCCCTGGTGAAGGATACTCCTGCAAAATCTGGGCCATTGGGTTTTgaggagcagcagcagcaatgtCATCTTAACATTGGAGGTTCAGAGACCCTCCCAGCTTGGGTGGAGCAGCTGTACATGGAGCAGAAGCCATTGGTGGCTTAG
- the LOC7481473 gene encoding selT-like protein yields the protein MDRAQILLVGLPLFLLCTDLIHLFTPPPPKPPPHHHHHPHPHHHHKQPPVGAHETLGSPTQKPVVGGIGLGSTVRIDFCASCSYRGNAVTMKKMLETQFPGIDVVLVNYPPSLPKRVAAKLVPVFQIGVMGIVLGGEQIFPMLGLMTPPPWYYSLRANKFGTIASTWLLGNALRSFLQSSGAFEVYCNDELVFSKLREERFPGEIELKDLVGRRLANSGISDMLP from the exons ATGGATCGAGCACAGATTTTGCTGGTAGGATTACCTCTATTTCTCTTATGCACTGACCTTATCCACCTCTTCACTCCCCCACCTCCTAAACCCCCTccccatcaccaccaccaccctcaCCCCCACCACCATCACAAACAACCACCAGTGGGTGCCCATGAAACCCTAGGATCTCCAACGCAG AAGCCAGTTGTTGGAGGGATTGGTCTTGGCAGCACTGTCAGAATTGACTTTTGCGCTTCCTGCTCTTACAG AGGGAATGCGGTAACAATGAAAAAGATGTTGGAAACGCAGTTTCCAGGAATTGATGTTGTACTTGTAAATTATCCCCCATCCCTGCCGAAGCGGGTGGCAGCCAAATTAGTACCGGTTTTTCAAATAGGAGTAATGGGAATTGTGTTGGGTGGTGAACAGATTTTTCCGATGCTGGGACTCATGACTCCACCTCCTTGGTATTATTCTCTACGTGCCAATAAATTTGGGACCATTGCATCCACTTGGCTTCTAGGCAATGCATTGCGGTCCTTCCTGCAATCCTCTGGGGCGTTTGAAGTTTATTGCAATGATGAATTG GTTTTCTCCAAATTGAGGGAGGAGAGATTTCCAGGAGAGATTGAACTAAAAGATCTTGTTGGCAGAAGGTTGGCTAATTCTGGCATTTCTGATATGCTGCCCTAG